One part of the Algibacter sp. L1A34 genome encodes these proteins:
- a CDS encoding ATP-binding protein, translated as MEQSIHTLKFSDLKRKTFFKLAMRIYFAALIFTTYYAFISFYNGFTASGILTLFPFVGFAVSVYLFIVKRNYLVGPYIVYILLGIATLGLSYLEGLMSGYYWFQLALIFSLPYVIRREIYFQKHTNILYFIVIIFLITSFLISPMYSEYYKELTKEDIHYRFILNSLVNFVLIMVFSLQALSRSKYFIKKIYSDKEFAETEKDRRTKVLSNLGHELRTQINSINGVTQLILGREIDEVPNKKYFEILDYCNNNMLLLVNDMLDIHKIESGRFELFNEPKVLYDFLTKITIPFIGKAEEKNLELSSFIDSKLKGVVVNIDEKRFAQVIYNLISNAIKFTEQGRITFSAEVIDLDKERAVVLFNVHDTGIGIAPKNLKKVFDSFHQIQNENNPVYGGTGLGLAISQSIIAAMDSEIKIESRLNEGTRFQFPLKLKRVASIPNKFKNKETFNDNFSLNSNILLVEDNMVSMMYAKKLLEKHVNKVYEGTNGLEAIDQIKAHNDIDLVLLDLEMPKMNGFKAIEHIKIARPDVIVIAFTANIPSTEIIDKLDNLGFDDILSKPFNKQELFSILKQYTPEVIA; from the coding sequence ATGGAGCAAAGTATACATACTCTTAAATTCTCAGATTTAAAACGTAAGACTTTTTTTAAGCTCGCGATGCGTATTTATTTTGCAGCACTTATTTTTACCACATATTATGCATTTATTAGTTTTTATAATGGTTTTACGGCTTCTGGAATTCTTACTTTATTTCCTTTTGTTGGTTTTGCTGTAAGTGTTTACCTTTTTATTGTTAAACGTAATTATTTAGTGGGGCCTTATATTGTTTATATTCTTTTAGGAATAGCAACTTTAGGATTATCATATTTAGAAGGTTTAATGTCTGGTTATTATTGGTTTCAATTGGCTTTAATTTTTTCTTTGCCATATGTTATTCGTAGAGAAATCTATTTTCAGAAACACACTAATATTCTTTATTTTATAGTTATTATATTTTTAATTACGTCTTTTTTAATCTCTCCTATGTATTCTGAGTATTATAAAGAATTAACTAAAGAAGATATACATTATAGATTCATTTTAAATTCATTGGTAAATTTTGTGCTCATTATGGTATTTTCATTACAAGCACTTAGTCGTAGTAAATATTTTATAAAAAAAATATATAGCGATAAAGAATTTGCTGAAACTGAAAAGGATAGAAGGACAAAAGTTTTGTCTAATCTAGGACATGAATTACGTACACAAATTAACAGTATTAATGGGGTCACACAATTAATTCTTGGTAGGGAGATAGATGAAGTACCAAACAAAAAGTATTTTGAAATATTAGATTATTGCAATAATAATATGTTGCTATTAGTAAATGACATGTTAGATATTCATAAAATTGAATCGGGCCGTTTTGAATTGTTTAACGAGCCAAAAGTACTTTACGATTTTTTAACTAAAATTACAATTCCCTTTATTGGTAAGGCAGAAGAGAAGAATTTAGAACTTAGCTCTTTTATTGATTCTAAATTGAAAGGTGTAGTAGTTAATATCGATGAAAAGCGTTTTGCTCAAGTTATATATAATTTAATATCTAATGCTATAAAATTTACAGAGCAAGGAAGAATTACCTTTTCTGCAGAAGTAATTGACCTAGATAAAGAGCGTGCGGTAGTTTTATTTAATGTTCATGACACTGGAATAGGGATTGCTCCTAAAAATTTAAAGAAAGTATTTGATAGTTTCCACCAAATTCAAAATGAAAATAATCCAGTTTATGGTGGGACAGGGTTGGGTTTAGCTATTTCTCAATCGATAATAGCGGCAATGGATTCTGAAATAAAAATAGAAAGCAGATTGAATGAAGGGACTCGTTTTCAGTTTCCTTTAAAATTAAAACGTGTTGCATCAATACCAAATAAATTTAAAAATAAAGAAACTTTCAATGATAATTTTTCATTGAACTCTAATATATTGTTGGTAGAAGATAATATGGTAAGCATGATGTATGCTAAAAAGCTATTGGAAAAACATGTTAATAAAGTTTATGAAGGTACAAATGGACTAGAGGCTATAGATCAAATAAAAGCTCATAATGATATTGATTTAGTGCTTTTAGATTTAGAAATGCCTAAAATGAATGGTTTTAAAGCCATTGAGCATATTAAAATAGCAAGACCAGACGTTATAGTTATTGCATTTACTGCAAATATACCTAGTACTGAAATTATTGATAAATTGGATAATTTAGGGTTTGATGATATACTCTCGAAACCTTTTAATAAGCAAGAACTTTTTTCTATTTTGAAACAATATACTCCAGAAGTGATAGCTTAG
- the thrC gene encoding threonine synthase, protein MNYYSLNKQAPNTSFKDAVIKGLAPDKGLYFPESITPLPKSFFDNIDSLSHTEIAFEAIKQFVSPEIPEAVLKTIVEETLSFDFPVVQINEHISTLELFHGPTMAFKDVGARFMARCLGYFNQNNTNEVTVLVATSGDTGGAVANGFLGVKGVNVVILYPSGKVSDIQEMQLTTLGHNIKALEVNGTFDDCQAMVKTAFLDETLTSKMQLTSANSINVARWLPQLFYFIFAYKQLHNKHENIVFSVPSGNFGNVCAGMMAQQLGLPIKHFIASNNENNVVTRYLDSKKYEPKPSVQTISNAMDVGAPSNFIRIQEIYKNNFEGLKENLSSYSFSDKETREAMLEIFNDCKYVADPHGAVGYLGSKAYLKENPNAHCVFLETAHPTKFLDVVEEVIKEKQPLPEQIQAVMGGEKVAVKISTYNDLKSFLLK, encoded by the coding sequence ATGAACTACTACTCATTAAACAAACAAGCACCAAACACCTCTTTTAAAGATGCTGTTATAAAAGGATTGGCACCAGATAAAGGTTTATACTTTCCAGAAAGCATTACACCTTTACCAAAATCGTTTTTCGATAATATTGATAGTTTATCGCATACCGAAATTGCTTTTGAAGCTATAAAACAATTTGTTTCACCAGAAATTCCAGAAGCTGTTTTAAAAACGATCGTTGAAGAAACTTTGTCTTTCGATTTTCCTGTAGTGCAAATTAATGAGCATATTTCTACCTTGGAATTGTTTCATGGACCAACTATGGCATTTAAAGATGTTGGTGCACGCTTTATGGCGCGTTGTTTAGGCTATTTTAACCAAAACAACACAAATGAAGTAACTGTATTAGTAGCAACTTCTGGAGATACCGGAGGAGCTGTTGCTAATGGTTTTTTAGGTGTTAAGGGTGTAAATGTAGTTATTCTTTATCCTAGTGGTAAAGTGAGTGACATTCAAGAAATGCAACTTACTACACTTGGACATAACATAAAAGCACTAGAAGTAAACGGTACTTTTGATGATTGCCAAGCCATGGTAAAAACTGCTTTTTTAGATGAAACACTAACGAGTAAAATGCAATTAACATCTGCTAATTCTATTAATGTAGCTCGTTGGTTGCCACAGTTATTTTACTTCATCTTTGCTTATAAACAACTTCATAACAAACATGAAAACATTGTGTTTTCCGTTCCAAGTGGAAATTTTGGAAACGTTTGTGCTGGAATGATGGCTCAGCAATTAGGTTTACCTATTAAGCATTTCATAGCTTCTAATAACGAAAATAATGTGGTAACACGTTATTTAGATTCTAAAAAATACGAGCCAAAACCATCTGTGCAAACTATTAGTAATGCTATGGATGTTGGAGCGCCTAGTAACTTTATAAGAATTCAAGAAATTTATAAAAACAACTTTGAAGGCTTAAAAGAAAACTTATCATCTTACAGTTTTTCTGATAAAGAAACACGTGAAGCGATGCTAGAAATCTTTAACGATTGTAAGTATGTCGCAGATCCACATGGTGCTGTTGGATATTTAGGTTCTAAAGCTTATTTAAAAGAAAATCCTAATGCGCATTGTGTGTTTTTAGAAACGGCTCATCCAACTAAATTTCTAGATGTGGTGGAAGAAGTTATTAAAGAAAAACAACCTTTGCCTGAGCAAATACAAGCTGTTATGGGTGGAGAAAAAGTAGCAGTAAAAATTTCAACTTATAACGATTTGAAAAGCTTCTTACTTAAGTAA
- a CDS encoding homoserine kinase produces MNEIKIFSPATVANVSCGFDVLGFCLDSVGDDMVIRKTDKKGIYITKIIGFDLPYESELNVAGVSALAMYNAIDVDFGFEIEIYKNIKPGSGIGSSAASAVGSVFGMNELLGRPFNKTQLTEFAIKGEAIASKCEHADNLAPALFGGFTLVKSINPVRILEIPSPTDLYATIIHPQIEIKTSESRAVLPKEVALADAITQWANVGSLVHALHTSDYDLIQNSLQDVIVEPHRSKLIPHYNEVKKASLEAGSLGCGISGSGPSIFSLSKGVETANKVKEAINKVYAETGIEFDIHVSKINTEGVKIV; encoded by the coding sequence ATGAACGAAATAAAAATTTTTTCACCGGCAACCGTTGCCAATGTATCGTGCGGATTCGACGTTTTAGGGTTTTGCTTAGATAGTGTTGGCGACGATATGGTGATTAGAAAAACCGATAAAAAAGGAATTTATATTACCAAAATTATAGGTTTCGATTTGCCATATGAATCTGAATTAAATGTGGCAGGTGTTTCGGCATTAGCGATGTATAATGCTATTGATGTAGATTTTGGTTTTGAAATTGAAATCTATAAAAATATAAAACCAGGCAGTGGTATTGGAAGTAGTGCAGCAAGCGCCGTTGGTAGTGTTTTTGGAATGAATGAACTTTTAGGGCGTCCGTTTAATAAAACACAACTGACTGAATTCGCCATAAAAGGTGAAGCCATTGCTAGCAAATGTGAACATGCAGATAACCTAGCTCCTGCTCTTTTTGGTGGATTTACTTTAGTTAAAAGTATAAATCCCGTTCGTATTTTAGAAATCCCATCGCCAACAGATTTATACGCTACTATTATTCATCCACAGATAGAAATAAAAACATCTGAATCTCGTGCTGTACTTCCAAAAGAAGTTGCACTTGCAGATGCCATTACACAATGGGCTAATGTGGGTAGTTTGGTTCACGCATTGCATACTAGTGATTACGATTTAATTCAAAATTCACTGCAAGATGTAATTGTAGAACCCCATAGAAGTAAATTAATCCCACATTACAATGAAGTAAAAAAAGCATCATTAGAAGCGGGATCTTTAGGTTGTGGTATTTCGGGTTCTGGACCTTCAATTTTCTCATTAAGTAAAGGGGTAGAAACGGCTAACAAAGTAAAAGAAGCCATTAATAAAGTATATGCAGAAACAGGAATTGAATTTGATATTCATGTTTCTAAAATTAATACAGAAGGCGTTAAAATAGTTTAG
- the thrA gene encoding bifunctional aspartate kinase/homoserine dehydrogenase I, with the protein MKVLKFGGTSVGSSKNINKVIDILENYGKTDAVVCVVSAVGGITDKLLLTGKQAQNKDIRYKDTLNLIKDIHFNIINELNLGNGEKITQVVDNEFQELEDLLSGIYLINELSPKTSDKLVSFGEKLSSFIIAETMKNRGLSADRKNSQELVVTNSNFTKAEVDFKVTNANIQDYFKSASQNITILPGFVSKSKLGEQTTLGRGGSDFTAAIVAAALKVDQLEIWTDVSGMYTTNPRMVKQAYPISKISYQEAMELSHFGAKVLYPPTVQPVLSLGIPIHIKNTMAPNDVGTVISNENTQEMTPVKGISNISNIALLTLQGSGMVGIPGFSRRLFETLSQEKINIIMITQASSEHSICLGIDDKEAEVAQIAIDTAFENEIALQKIDPIIVETGLSIIALVGDNMKNHQGISGKMFSTLGKNNINIRAIAQGASEKNISAVIAESDVKKALNTLHEQFFESKTKQLNVFITGVGNVGERLVEQIKQQKKYLKDNLKINLRVAGLSNSRKMIFNEDGIDLKNWKDQLEDGEKATLQGFFENTKALNLRNSIFVDVTANADVADLYAKYLRQSIGVVACNKIACSSDFKNYKLLKELSLKYNAPYLFETNVGAGLPIIDTLNNLMASGDKVNSIQAVLSGSLNFVFNNFTDKTKFYDVVKQAGAEGYTEPDPRIDLSGVDVARKILILARESGVEMNLEDIKNAPFLSEAGLKSDTVDDFYQTLVEDEAHYQSLYASAKANNCQLKYVAQFNDGKASVGLQEIPEGHPFYNLEGSDNIVMFYTQRYPKQPMIIKGAGAGADVTASGLFADIIRIGND; encoded by the coding sequence ATGAAAGTTTTAAAATTTGGAGGAACTTCTGTAGGTTCTTCAAAAAACATAAATAAAGTTATCGATATTTTAGAAAATTATGGCAAAACAGATGCTGTAGTTTGTGTAGTTTCTGCTGTTGGTGGTATTACAGATAAATTACTATTAACTGGTAAACAAGCTCAAAACAAAGATATTCGCTATAAAGACACGCTAAATTTGATAAAGGATATTCATTTCAATATTATAAATGAATTGAATTTAGGCAATGGTGAAAAAATTACGCAAGTGGTTGATAATGAATTTCAAGAATTAGAAGATTTACTTAGCGGTATTTACTTAATAAATGAATTATCTCCAAAAACATCGGATAAATTAGTAAGTTTTGGTGAAAAACTATCTTCTTTTATTATTGCTGAAACGATGAAAAATCGTGGGTTATCGGCGGATAGAAAAAATTCTCAAGAGCTTGTTGTTACTAACTCTAACTTCACAAAAGCAGAAGTTGATTTTAAAGTAACCAATGCTAATATTCAAGACTACTTTAAATCGGCATCTCAAAATATTACAATTTTACCTGGTTTTGTTTCAAAATCTAAACTAGGAGAACAAACTACACTTGGTCGTGGAGGATCAGATTTTACAGCTGCTATTGTTGCTGCAGCATTAAAAGTAGATCAATTAGAAATTTGGACAGATGTTAGTGGCATGTATACTACCAACCCAAGAATGGTAAAACAAGCCTACCCTATTTCTAAAATATCCTATCAAGAGGCGATGGAATTATCGCATTTTGGAGCCAAAGTATTATACCCACCAACGGTACAACCGGTTTTGAGTTTAGGAATTCCTATTCATATAAAAAATACTATGGCACCTAATGATGTAGGTACTGTAATTTCTAATGAGAATACTCAAGAAATGACTCCTGTTAAAGGAATTAGCAATATTAGTAATATTGCTTTATTAACTTTACAAGGTAGTGGAATGGTTGGTATCCCAGGTTTTTCTAGACGTTTGTTTGAAACGCTTTCACAGGAAAAAATTAATATCATCATGATTACTCAAGCATCTTCTGAGCATTCTATCTGTTTAGGTATTGATGACAAGGAAGCCGAAGTTGCTCAAATAGCTATTGATACTGCTTTTGAGAATGAAATTGCTTTACAAAAAATTGATCCGATTATAGTTGAAACTGGACTTTCTATTATTGCTCTTGTTGGTGATAACATGAAAAACCACCAAGGTATTAGCGGAAAAATGTTTAGTACTTTAGGAAAGAATAATATTAACATTCGTGCTATTGCTCAAGGAGCTTCGGAAAAAAATATCTCTGCTGTAATTGCAGAAAGTGATGTTAAAAAAGCCTTGAATACATTACACGAACAGTTTTTTGAATCTAAAACAAAACAGCTAAATGTATTTATTACTGGCGTTGGAAATGTTGGTGAGCGCTTAGTTGAGCAAATAAAACAACAAAAAAAATATTTAAAAGATAACCTTAAAATTAATCTTCGTGTTGCTGGATTATCTAATTCTAGAAAAATGATTTTTAATGAAGATGGTATCGATTTAAAAAACTGGAAAGACCAATTAGAAGATGGTGAAAAAGCAACTTTACAAGGTTTCTTTGAAAACACAAAAGCATTAAATTTACGGAATAGTATTTTTGTAGACGTTACGGCTAATGCAGATGTTGCAGACTTATATGCTAAGTACTTACGCCAAAGTATAGGTGTAGTAGCGTGCAATAAAATTGCCTGTTCTAGTGATTTTAAAAACTATAAATTATTAAAAGAATTATCTTTAAAATATAATGCACCGTATTTATTTGAAACCAATGTTGGTGCAGGTTTACCTATAATAGATACACTTAATAATTTAATGGCTTCTGGAGATAAAGTAAATTCTATTCAAGCCGTTTTATCGGGAAGTTTAAACTTTGTTTTTAATAATTTTACAGATAAAACAAAATTTTATGATGTTGTAAAACAAGCTGGAGCTGAAGGATATACTGAGCCAGATCCAAGAATAGACTTAAGTGGCGTAGATGTTGCTAGAAAAATTTTAATTCTTGCCCGAGAGAGTGGTGTTGAAATGAATTTAGAAGATATTAAAAACGCACCTTTCCTATCGGAAGCAGGATTAAAAAGTGATACTGTTGATGATTTCTATCAAACTTTAGTTGAAGACGAAGCGCATTACCAAAGTTTATATGCTTCCGCGAAAGCGAACAACTGTCAGTTAAAATATGTAGCGCAGTTTAATGATGGAAAAGCCAGTGTAGGCTTACAAGAAATTCCAGAAGGGCACCCTTTTTATAATTTAGAAGGCAGCGACAATATTGTGATGTTTTACACACAACGCTACCCAAAACAACCTATGATAATTAAAGGTGCCGGAGCTGGTGCCGATGTTACAGCATCTGGTTTATTTGCCGATATTATTAGAATAGGAAATGATTAA
- a CDS encoding NAD(P)H-hydrate dehydratase, translating into MKIFSKEQIYEGDKITAEKQEISSTDLMERAGSQIFNWIDLRMQGAQVPIHVFCGIGNNGGDGLVLARHLILAGYNVNTFVVNCSDKRSKDFLINYDRVKNVTKNWPTLLSCTEDFPEIKAEDIIVDCVFGIGLNRPVDEWVKNLFIHFRASKAFTLSVDIPSGLYTDKAITDEDAVVYAGYTLSFASPKLVFFLPETAKFTVQWEVLDIGLDPEFLSATQTDVQLIGKNEILPNYIPRDKYSHKGQFGHALIIGGSYGKIGAVTLASRSALSAGSGLVTAYIPKCGYTILQTALPEAMVLTDVDDENITNINFTIKPTVIGIGIGIGTDSKTKKAFKVFLKANKTPLVVDADAINILAKRKSLLKLLPPESILTPHPKELKRLIGPWENDFDKLEKVKAFSNLYKVIVVIKGANTITVFDDTLYVNTTGNPGLSTAGSGDVLTGIITGLIAQSYHPVVASIFGVYLHGKSADIAVENYGYQSLIASHVIDYLGEAFIDLFTQPEQPEQVEAEQPKP; encoded by the coding sequence ATGAAAATATTTTCAAAAGAACAAATTTACGAAGGCGATAAAATTACTGCGGAAAAACAAGAAATCTCGTCAACAGATTTAATGGAACGAGCGGGAAGTCAGATTTTTAATTGGATCGATTTACGCATGCAAGGTGCACAAGTACCAATACATGTTTTTTGCGGTATAGGAAACAATGGTGGCGATGGATTAGTATTGGCAAGACATTTGATACTTGCTGGTTATAATGTAAATACCTTTGTAGTGAATTGTAGTGATAAACGATCTAAAGATTTTTTAATTAATTACGATCGCGTTAAAAATGTTACCAAAAATTGGCCTACACTCTTAAGTTGCACTGAAGATTTTCCTGAAATAAAGGCAGAAGACATTATTGTTGATTGTGTTTTTGGAATAGGATTAAACAGGCCTGTTGATGAATGGGTTAAGAATTTATTTATTCACTTTAGAGCTTCGAAAGCATTTACATTATCTGTCGATATTCCTTCTGGATTATACACAGATAAAGCCATCACAGATGAAGATGCTGTTGTTTATGCAGGTTATACCCTTAGTTTTGCTTCGCCTAAATTGGTGTTCTTTTTACCGGAAACAGCTAAGTTTACAGTACAATGGGAAGTTTTAGATATTGGTTTAGATCCAGAGTTTTTATCTGCAACACAAACCGATGTTCAGTTAATTGGTAAAAATGAAATATTACCTAATTACATTCCGCGAGATAAATATTCACATAAAGGTCAATTTGGACATGCATTAATTATTGGTGGAAGTTACGGCAAAATAGGAGCGGTAACTTTAGCGAGTCGTTCAGCACTTTCAGCAGGGTCAGGATTAGTTACTGCTTATATTCCTAAATGTGGATATACCATTTTGCAGACCGCATTGCCAGAAGCGATGGTTTTAACCGATGTTGATGATGAAAACATAACCAACATTAACTTTACCATTAAACCTACAGTTATTGGTATAGGAATTGGTATTGGTACCGATTCTAAGACGAAAAAAGCATTTAAAGTCTTTTTGAAAGCAAATAAAACGCCTTTAGTTGTAGATGCCGATGCGATTAATATTTTGGCTAAAAGGAAAAGTTTACTAAAATTATTACCTCCAGAAAGTATTTTAACGCCACATCCAAAAGAGTTAAAACGATTAATTGGACCATGGGAAAATGATTTTGATAAGTTAGAAAAGGTAAAAGCATTTTCTAATTTATACAAGGTAATTGTTGTAATAAAAGGAGCAAATACTATAACGGTATTCGATGATACACTGTATGTGAATACTACAGGGAACCCTGGATTATCTACCGCAGGAAGTGGCGATGTTTTAACGGGTATTATTACTGGATTAATCGCTCAAAGTTACCATCCTGTAGTTGCATCAATTTTTGGTGTTTATTTACATGGAAAATCTGCCGATATTGCTGTTGAAAACTATGGCTATCAGAGTTTAATTGCTAGCCACGTTATAGATTATTTAGGCGAAGCGTTTATAGATCTATTTACGCAGCCTGAGCAACCTGAACAAGTTGAAGCAGAGCAACCAAAACCTTAA
- a CDS encoding TlpA family protein disulfide reductase: MNKGTYLLLALAITACNKNTNRDYAIITGEISNNTASALTIVSGDSFNSKHSINISSDGHFIDTLTTDNANYSLYIDRQPLQLNVKPGDSININYDAKDIFNTVKISGKGSEISNYLFGKKQIFAKHLGSPNETFSKNEADYKALLQRIIKDQELELVNTEGIPADYVSNEKRNINYDYYNWLLRYERAHIYFTKEQDFKVSEDFLNEMNDLDYNNENDFNFSNSYKDIVALHYTDKSEKKAKQDVIANDVAFIETVSAIENETIKNKLLFDFTNKFLESSSNAKILYTLYSENSTNEENNEIIDKKYKRIAGLVAGNASPKFIDYKNHEGGTTSLDDLKGKFVYIDVWATWCGPCVKEIPSLKKVEEQYHGKNIEFVSISIDKASDFNKWKKTVTDKDLKGVQLFADNNWDSNFVKDYQIKGIPRFILIDPEGNIVETNAPRPSDSRLITLFNSLNI; encoded by the coding sequence ATGAATAAAGGAACTTACCTCCTACTTGCTTTAGCGATAACGGCGTGTAATAAAAACACTAACCGAGATTACGCCATTATTACCGGTGAAATTTCTAATAATACAGCAAGCGCGCTTACCATAGTTTCTGGTGATAGTTTTAATTCTAAGCATAGCATAAACATTTCTAGCGACGGGCATTTTATTGATACGTTAACTACTGATAATGCAAATTACTCGCTATATATTGATAGACAACCTTTACAATTAAATGTAAAACCAGGTGATAGCATAAATATTAATTACGATGCAAAAGATATTTTTAATACCGTTAAAATTTCTGGAAAAGGTTCGGAAATAAGTAATTATTTGTTCGGTAAAAAACAGATATTCGCAAAACATTTAGGTAGCCCGAATGAAACGTTTTCAAAAAATGAAGCTGATTACAAAGCTCTATTGCAGAGAATAATAAAAGATCAAGAACTCGAATTAGTAAATACAGAAGGAATTCCTGCTGATTATGTTTCTAATGAAAAACGCAATATTAATTACGACTATTACAATTGGCTTTTACGTTACGAGCGTGCACATATTTACTTTACAAAAGAACAAGATTTTAAGGTTTCGGAAGATTTTCTAAATGAAATGAATGATCTAGATTATAATAATGAAAATGATTTTAACTTTTCTAATAGTTATAAAGACATTGTTGCATTACATTACACTGATAAATCTGAAAAAAAGGCAAAACAAGATGTTATTGCAAACGATGTTGCTTTTATAGAGACCGTAAGCGCTATAGAAAATGAAACTATAAAGAATAAACTTTTATTCGATTTCACTAATAAATTTTTAGAATCAAGTTCGAATGCAAAAATACTCTACACATTGTATTCTGAAAATTCTACAAATGAAGAAAACAACGAAATAATAGATAAAAAATACAAAAGGATAGCCGGCTTAGTTGCGGGAAATGCTTCTCCAAAATTTATCGATTATAAAAATCACGAAGGAGGAACAACCTCTTTAGATGATCTAAAAGGTAAATTTGTTTATATCGATGTTTGGGCAACATGGTGTGGCCCTTGTGTTAAAGAAATTCCTTCTTTGAAAAAAGTTGAAGAGCAATATCACGGTAAAAACATAGAATTTGTAAGTATTTCAATTGATAAAGCATCAGACTTTAACAAATGGAAAAAAACAGTAACAGATAAAGACTTAAAAGGTGTACAATTATTTGCGGATAATAATTGGGATTCAAATTTTGTTAAGGATTATCAAATTAAAGGTATTCCAAGGTTTATATTAATTGATCCAGAAGGAAACATTGTAGAAACAAACGCTCCTAGACCTTCGGATTCTAGGTTGATTACCTTGTTTAATTCATTGAATATTTAA
- a CDS encoding substrate-binding domain-containing protein gives MKKVNIGGVPEHFNLAWYLTLKNGEYKDENINLRWHDYYGGTGAMCKALRDGDIDIAVILTEGIVKDIIAGNPSKIVQTFVQTPLNWGVHVAQNSTYKTVEDLKGTKAAISRYGSGSHLMAYINAQNNNWDLEKDLDFEVIKNLDGAVEGLTKGKGDYFLWEKFTTKPLVDSGVFRRIDNCPSPWPCFVIAVREDFIKNNEAELKTILKIINNTTEEFKEIPSIDKTIANRYEQQLEDVQEWLSITEWSQELIDKETLNHVQKELFALNIIPEIVTYETLTHKL, from the coding sequence ATGAAAAAAGTAAATATAGGCGGTGTGCCAGAGCATTTTAATTTAGCCTGGTATTTAACCCTTAAAAATGGTGAATACAAAGACGAAAACATCAATTTGCGTTGGCATGATTATTATGGAGGTACTGGAGCCATGTGTAAGGCTTTAAGAGATGGTGATATCGATATTGCCGTTATACTTACCGAAGGTATTGTAAAAGATATTATTGCGGGAAACCCAAGTAAAATTGTACAAACATTTGTACAAACACCTTTAAATTGGGGCGTTCATGTAGCTCAAAATTCAACATATAAAACGGTAGAAGATTTAAAAGGAACAAAAGCTGCTATTAGTCGTTATGGTTCTGGATCTCATTTAATGGCATATATAAATGCCCAAAATAATAATTGGGATTTAGAAAAAGATCTTGATTTTGAAGTTATAAAAAATCTTGATGGCGCTGTAGAAGGTTTAACTAAAGGAAAAGGTGATTATTTTTTATGGGAAAAATTTACCACAAAGCCATTGGTTGATAGTGGTGTTTTTAGACGTATAGATAATTGTCCGTCGCCATGGCCTTGCTTTGTTATTGCAGTTCGCGAAGATTTTATTAAAAACAATGAAGCTGAATTAAAAACAATACTTAAAATAATTAACAATACTACCGAAGAATTTAAAGAGATTCCTAGTATTGATAAAACCATTGCAAATCGTTATGAACAGCAATTAGAAGATGTTCAAGAATGGTTAAGTATTACCGAATGGTCTCAAGAACTAATAGATAAAGAAACACTAAACCATGTGCAAAAAGAATTGTTTGCATTAAATATTATTCCAGAAATTGTAACGTATGAAACGTTAACTCATAAATTATAA